GAGACAACTAAGATCCATTCGGTAGCCGGCAAGCTAGGTACTAACGCTTCGTTGCTGAGCACGAGACCTTTTCGTTCGCCGCACCACACGATTTCGGACGTGGCACTGGTGGGTGGTTGTCAGATTCGTTAAATGATGCGAAAATTCATCATTCAGTGCGAAAAAATACATTAATTGATGCGAACAAAGTAAGGAGCCAGCTATACTACGCTGATCATGATTTCAACTAACAAGTAGGTTGAAACGTCGACCCTGCCTTTCTGATACTTCCAGCTTAGGTATTGCATTGCCTGCTTTACCTCCGGGTGAGGTATATAGTTTATTGTCTGTAGGTGGAGTCAGAAGAAATGCACAAGATCCTGCCCGCTATGAAGTGCAACTCTATTTACAAGCGCGTCATAATACAACACTTAAGCATTATGTACCTGCTTCGGTACTTCAGCCGTATGTAGATATGCAATGTGCTTCTGTCCTACAAGCAGGTTCTGCATGGACTCCGACAGGCCATCGAGCACCTGAGTTCGATTTCTATTTTCCTGATCAATGCTTAATGAAGCTAGGCTGTGTATCTCCACGCTTAGTACTAGCCTCCGAGGCTTTCGCCAACAATGAACTAGAGGATGTCATCCACGTCGCAGGACGCTCCTCTATGTGGTTAGCTATTTGGGAATGGTCTGGCGTTCAATGGATAACACCATGTTTTGAACTACTTCGTATCCTTTATTACTGTGCAGGTTCTCGGTTAATAGACTTCTACTTTTCTCGCTTACCTGCAGCGTGGTTGGGGAAGTTGGTTGCTCATCCTTCTGCTAACAACGGTTACGGTGCACATTTGTGTGTAGCCGCTCAATCAATATCCTCCACTGAGGCACAGGTCATAGCTGCTTTACTCTCTGATCGGGCTTATCGTACTATAATATACCGAACACATGCAGAGTTAGCGCGACAATGGATGCAAGGACAGTCTACAGCCTTGTTCCATACTGATCTGCGCCTGGATCGTAATGCATACTTCCGTGCGCAAGGATTTTCATTTACTTGGGCGGGACGCCCTGCATTTTGGGCAAGCGTATTACAGCCAAAACCGCATTTCTTCAACTTTCGTCATGTACTCTACCACCCCTTGCTGCTTCTATGTTTAAAGCCAGGAATGATTGAATTAGCGGAGCACCAATATACCGACGTTTTAGCAGATCTAGGTCCTTGTGCAGTTAAAGAAAACTATGTTAGTTCGGGCTTTCGCACACGGTTACTTACAGCTGGGTCGTTCGCCCCCCATGTTACGCGTGGATTTCCTTGGGCTGTTAAAGCAACCGACCATGCTCCTCATTATTTAGAGGCTCAGACCCCATTGCCATGGGAGGATGTTTCTAACTATGAAATTAATCAATCACTAGTTACTATAGTCTTTACACGGCTCGAAAAACAATTTGAGCAGCATGGTCGTCACGTACGCCGCTTAAGTATTAATAACCCTAACGCACTCTATGGAGAAGGCTGGTGCATTTGTCTTTACGGCGGTCACTTGCCTCTATTAGGGACTATATACAGCCGACACTTACTCCGCTTCGCAATCACTGAAATTACTTATGGAGCCGGGTACTTTTATCTTATTTACTCGGGCCAACATGGCACTTGTGTGTTGGCGCGCTTTGCCGATATGCACCAATTGACCCTTGCTGAACAACAGACTCTGTTAAACATCCTCAGTAGCGAAGCTCGTCAGCACTCCAGAGGGCGTGGAAAATTGTACCCTGTATCATGGAAACGCGGAATGTTGTTACTTGATGCAGTGTCACTTGCTTCTGGTGCGAAAAAATCATATGCTCAGTGCGAATACTTTCTCTCTATTCCGCTAGGCCGACGTACTCACTAAATTTAGAGCTATATGATGTTCCAATTTGAGATACAGCGTTATAAGCCCTCTTACAGGTAATTAGTGGGAAGTTCACTTCTCATGAAGCATACAAGCTTGTCAGCTTAGTATGAAAGATAACGCCTCAGCCCTATGGTATGGGTGGCGCAAGAAGATTTATAATCCCTTTGATATTAAGCCGAGCGAAGCGCCTTACGCGGTCAAATTTAACGTTAGTTTCTGCGAGTTCTTCCTCAGTTGCAAGCTTTGTAGGAACACGTGTGCTTAGCAGCTCAAACACAATGCTAACGATGTCCATATAGCCAAGAATTAACAGATACAGCTGTTTTTTCCCTTCCTCAGAATAACTCTTCGTGCGAATAGCCTTGACTAGTGTATCAAGCTGAGCTGTTTCATCACTGTAGAGATCTCGTAGCTTGTTCCTACACTTCCAGTACTCCTGCAACTGGTCCTCTTCTACTAGTGAAGCAGTGAAAGGGAAAAAATCCGCAAATGCTGTTGCTTTTAGAAATACCTGCTCGGCCTCATATACAATTAATAGGTGCTTTTGTAAGCTCGTCCAAAGACCTACTCTGGCTTTGTCGAATGCATTGCTAGCCATGATTTCGGTGCTACTCATATTCAATTAATTAATTGTTTGATTTTGCAGCAAAAGTAGACTAGTATTGGCCGCATCTTGTGTGATACAGGATAACTTGGGTTATGGCTTGGTCGCCTGTTCTGCAAGCAATGCCGAAACTTCAAGGATGAGGCGGCGAACACCAGCAGCGGTAAAGTGACAGCCACGGCGGGTGCGATATCCAGATGCCGAGAGTTGGGTAGCAATGCGGCGGTAATTCCACTGTTGACCCCGGTATAAGCAGGCTAGCTCTGCCGCTTGCCGATTCGCTAAGCTTTTTCTAGCATTCACCTGCCGTTGCTGCTGACCTTTAATCCGAGCCTCTGCTGTGAGATTGGCCGGCGTGCCGAGTTGATGTCCCCGGGCTTTTTTAGCGGCGAGCGCATCGCAGGTTCGAGTCGAGATGGCCTTGGCTTCTTTCTCTGCCACAGCACCCAATACGTGAATGGTAAACTCGTCGGCGGCGGGCATATCCACAGCTTTGAAACGAACGCGACTTTCCATTAAAGCGGTGAGAAAAGCCAAATTGCGGGCTAAGCGATCCAACTTAGCGACGAGGAGCACCGCCCCCGTTTCGTTGGTGGCTTGCATAGCCGCTTGCAACTGCGGACGGGTACTCTTACGTCCGCTCTCCACTTCGATGTACTCGCCCACAATCCGCTCACCGGTCACGAGGAATGAGTGCACCGCGGCCTGTTGAGCTTCGAGCCCTAACCCACTCTGGCCTTGGCGGGCGGTGCTCACACGGTAATAGGCGACGTAGTTCGGCATGGGTACTTGCGATACCAAGGAGTGACAACATGGCAGAGCAAAACTACTCTTCTTAGGGCTTGTATCATTACATGAACGGGCGTGGCTGTTGCAGAAGTGCTAGTCAGCGGGAAGCCATTCGCGTAGAGGGAAGATGCAAGGCAAGAAGCAGTTCACCGATCAGCTCGTCACGCACTTCCGCCTCTCCGAGCGGGTGCCCACGCATAACTTCTACCGGCGACTCGACGCGCTCTTGGACCTGGGCTTCCTCTATGAAGCCACCCAAGGCCTGTATAGCCACACCGGGCAGCCCTCGCTCGACCCGGTCGTGTTCTTCAAGCTGGTGCTCATTGGCTACTTGGAAAACATCACCAGCGACCGCCGCCTGCTCGAGCACTGTGCGATGCGGCTGGACCTGCTCTACTTTCTGGGCTACGAGCTCGACGAAGCCCTGCCCTGGCACTCCACTGTGAGCCGCACCCGCCAACTCTACCCGGCGGCACTTTTTGAGCAACTCTTCGACCGCGTCTTTAGCCTCTGCGTGCAACACGGCTTGGTGGCCGGCGACACGCAGACCGTGGACTCCGCCCTGGTGAAAGCCAATGCCTCCCTCGACAGCCTGTGCGAAAAGCAGCCAGTACAAGCAGTGTGGCCGACCTTAACCATCGTGGGGAGCACCCCGAAAACACCGGCCACGCCACACCCGGCCTCGATTCGTTCCGCGCCAGCCCATCAACTCCGCTATGAGGCGGCGCGCCAAGCCAAGCGACAACAGGAGCCCGGTTCCTTGGGCGCTACCCGTCCCCAAGCGCGCTTGCTGAGCAACAAAACGCACTATAGCCCTACCGATCCGGAAGCCCGCATCTCCATCAAGCCCGGCAAAGCGCGCGCTTTGAACTACCTGTGCAGCCTAGTCGTGGATACCGCCCAGGGGGTCATCAGCCATGTGCAAGCGAACTTAGCGGACAGTCGCGACAGCCTGCACTTACCTCGGATTGTGCAGCACCTGCAGCAACGTCTAACGGCCAATGACTTGCAGTTGCGGGACTTGGTTGCCGATACGGGCTACTCCAATGGCTTTAACTATGCCCTGCTCGAAAATAGTGGTGTTACCCCGTGGATACCCGTGTTTGGCGCCTACAAACCGATCGTGGAGGGCTTTACTTACCACGCCCGCGTCGATGAATATCGGTGCCGAGCAGATAAGCCGCTGCCCTTTCGCAAGTACCGCTCTACCGCTGATGGCAACTGGATGAAACATTATCGAGCCTTCTATCAGGATTGCCAGCACTGTCCCTTCAAGGCGAGTTGCGTCCCCTACGCGGACCATAAGCAACTGAATCGCTCCGCTTTTGACGCGGCCTATCATCGGGCCTGGCATCGGCAGCGCAGCCGCCAAGGGCAGCACATGCGCCGTGTGCGACAACGCACCATCGAACCCGTATTCGGCAACTTGCTGCACCACTATGGCTTGCGCCGCATCAACGTACGCGGGCAAGCCGGCGCGCACAAGTGTATGCTGCTGGCGGCAGTGGCCTATAATCTGAAAAAGCTCCTGCGTCATCAACCTAAGCTGCAGTTGGGAATGGCCCGGGTACTACCCCTGCTACCACCTGCACCACCGTTCATGCTCCGCTGCAGGCAACGCCACCGGCGTAACCGCACGAAAGCGCTGCGAAACCTGGCTGGCTCGAACGGGCGGTGAGTTCTGCAACAGCCACGGGCGTTTGTGAAATGATACAAGCTTAACCGTAGAAGCACGGGTGTTATATTTTGAGTTTAGATTGATGAAGTTGTAGCGCTACTTGAGCACATTACTGCATTGCCAAGGCAAGTTGCTGAGATCAATAACTCCTGAGGACAACAGGCTAACTAGCCTAAATGCGACCTAAAAGTCCGATTCCCGTCTCTGGTACTAAAAAGCCCTTTACGAAATGTAAAGGGCTTTTTTCACGCATTGGGGTACAGTATAGGGCACAGCATGCGGTTGTTTGTTGTCTCTTTTCATAAGCACCGTCTCACTTGATTCAAATTTCAAACTTCTCGCTCTCCTTCGATCTCAACGTAATATCTTTGTAGCCCTCTTTAATACTTGGGCCTCAAGGATGGATGTTTCAGTACCTGTTCAAGTTCCCCTTATCGGATCTATCAACACTAACCCTAACGGGTATAATAAGATTATCGCTTTTGAACAGGCCTGCCGCAAATACAGAAACTGCTATATAGAGCTTGATTTAAATCATTTAAGCTGGTTTGATGCGAATCTGAGCGCTTTGTTCGATGCGGTACTATATAGGCTACAACAGGAGCTTGGTCTATATTTTGTTGTGGATATAGAACTGGTAAACAAGAAGTTTCCTATCCTCTTGAGAAATGGTTTTTTATCATCTATTCGCTCACTACCTGACAATGCGGGCACTACTGTTCCAGTAGAAACATTCTCAACAAAGGACGACGAGAAGTTTTTTGATTATTTAAAAAACAAGTTGCTATCCCATCCGCAGCTTTCTTTGAGCCGACCACGGAAAGACAAGTTGCTTATACATTTCTTGGAGCTTTTTGCTAACATTGATACTCACGCGAGAACGTCTCATCCTGTTTTTGCATGCGGTCAATTCTTTCCAAGACTTCACAAACTGCACTTTACTTTGGTTGACTTAGGTGTTGGATATCTTGCTCCTATTCATAGCTTTACATCAGGCCAAGTTGACACATCATCCAAAGCTATTGCATGGGCTTTACATGATACTAATACTACCAAATCGAACGATGTTACCGGAGGATTAGGTTTAAAGCAGCTACATAGTTACTGTCATAGCAATGATGGTGAAATGCAGATTATCACAGGTGATGCCTACTGGAGTAACAGAACCAAGGCTCAAACTGTAAGCCACTTCAATGGCTCCATTGTTAATGTATTGTTCAACTGTGGTTAGGTTTATTCGTATAAAGAATATAACCCCTTGGATACAGCAGGTTAGTAAAAATTTGCTAATATACTTAGCACAGCTTGCACGTTTTTCATTCAAAATGCGTTACTTGCATAGTACTGTAACCTTCAACACATCTTTACTTATGAACGCCACTCGCATCATCGCAAAAGACATTCTCGGCAAGTCAATCGCCGTGATGGACGGAGATGGGCGGAAGCTTTCTGAGGAAATGACCCGAGTTTATCATCAATTCGGAGCAGTGGTTGTTTCTTTTAAAGGCATCAGCCATATCACTACGGCTTTCTTGAACGCTGCTTTAGGAAAGTTTATACTCCAGGCCGGCTCTCCTGAAGAGGCGCAAGAGCGTGCATCTCATGTGGAGTTCACTGATCTTGCCAATAGCTCTATGGAGACTCAGATCAAACGGGTTAAGAAATTGGCTTTGGATACAGAGCTGCGTTCAATGCACAACTCTGTCCTGTTACAGGAGACCTGCGCATAATGGCACTCAACTTTCGAGACATAGAAAAAGAAAAGCCGGGAAACCGGCTTTTCTTTTTTGATGCCAATGTTTGGCTATTCATCATAAATGAGATCCCTCACAACTCAAAAGATACAGATCCAGATAGTAGGAGGCTCTCCTATCGACAGCAACCTTACATAGATTTCACAAAGCGACTATTGAACTCTGCAACTTCTTCTGATGAAGAAGGAAATGAAGTCTACCGCAAGGTAATCGCTATGCACAGTATTTTACTTACAGAAGTATTCAATGCACACCTCCGTAGCTCGTTTGAGCTATATAAGAAAGAGCTTCTTCGTGCTGGTACTCATACGAAACAACAAATAGACTCCTTAAAATATAAAGAGGATTATAGAAACAAGACTGACCATTACATAGAAGCTTTTCAGTTTTTTCAAGCTGAACTATATGGCTACGATCCTTTTATTGAGATAATAACCGACGAGTCCATAGATTTGGACATTATAAAACTTCTAGGCACCCTCCCTCTTGCCGCAGATTTCAATGACAGATATTATTCTGAACTCTGTCGTCGTAACAACTATATACTTGTGACTGATGATCATGATTTTTCGGAGGAGGCTGTTGTTGCAATCACAGGCAATAGAAAGCTATTGCAAAAGGCTATTAATCAACCTTCTAGTAGCAAAAAGGCAAAATCCATTCTACATCAGACAAGAAGTAAGTCAAAGAGGGGCGGCAAGTAAGGCACTATATCCTGTAGCAACAATATGGTCATTGTTAATGAAGATTGATGCAGGTGTTATCCCATGATATTAACATATGACACAATAGGTGGTAACAATATAAAAACCTATCTAAAGTCGATAGGTTTTTATATTCGAGAACACAGTAGTTGAGAAATCAAGATTGAATAATTATTATTGGAAAATCCAATCAAAGTCAATTAGATGTTCTAAATTATCTGTTAAGCTATTATCAGGGTTTGATCTTAAGTACTTTCCGTTGCTTCCATTAACGACTTGCACTGTTTCGCCTACTTTCCATTTTGCTTGTACATAATTCCATACCCACGTAGTAGCAGTATTGCCTCTAGTTTCTAATAATGCAATAGCTTGAGCCTTGGAAACCTTTGTTGCTCTAGAGACAAAGGTTTCATTTACTGTGTGAAAGGCATAGTGTGTAATCACGTTATTTAAGCCCTTCCAAACTCCTGTAATTCTATATAAGGCCATGACTTATCTGTTCAACAGGTTAGTACAGTGATTTCTTGTGCTTACCATATTGATTCGTTCCGGTGTAAGGGTTCACGTACTTGCCCCCTTTGTGAGTTTGAGCATTTTGCTGATCCACGTAGGTTCCACCATGGCTTTCGGTATGCGTACTCCCGCTGTAAACCGGAGCTGAGTAGCTCGATGAACTAGGCATTGAGTACGTAGCTGCTGGGGCTGAGTACCCCCCATAGGCTGCTTTGTTAGCACTGTAGCGCATGTCTGGTGTACCATCCTTCTTCGTCTGCGCATTAGCAGCCACAGATAGCAAACAGAAGAAGACAAAGAATAGAAGTTG
This Hymenobacter sp. GOD-10R DNA region includes the following protein-coding sequences:
- a CDS encoding IS1182 family transposase, encoding MQGKKQFTDQLVTHFRLSERVPTHNFYRRLDALLDLGFLYEATQGLYSHTGQPSLDPVVFFKLVLIGYLENITSDRRLLEHCAMRLDLLYFLGYELDEALPWHSTVSRTRQLYPAALFEQLFDRVFSLCVQHGLVAGDTQTVDSALVKANASLDSLCEKQPVQAVWPTLTIVGSTPKTPATPHPASIRSAPAHQLRYEAARQAKRQQEPGSLGATRPQARLLSNKTHYSPTDPEARISIKPGKARALNYLCSLVVDTAQGVISHVQANLADSRDSLHLPRIVQHLQQRLTANDLQLRDLVADTGYSNGFNYALLENSGVTPWIPVFGAYKPIVEGFTYHARVDEYRCRADKPLPFRKYRSTADGNWMKHYRAFYQDCQHCPFKASCVPYADHKQLNRSAFDAAYHRAWHRQRSRQGQHMRRVRQRTIEPVFGNLLHHYGLRRINVRGQAGAHKCMLLAAVAYNLKKLLRHQPKLQLGMARVLPLLPPAPPFMLRCRQRHRRNRTKALRNLAGSNGR
- a CDS encoding recombinase family protein, producing MPNYVAYYRVSTARQGQSGLGLEAQQAAVHSFLVTGERIVGEYIEVESGRKSTRPQLQAAMQATNETGAVLLVAKLDRLARNLAFLTALMESRVRFKAVDMPAADEFTIHVLGAVAEKEAKAISTRTCDALAAKKARGHQLGTPANLTAEARIKGQQQRQVNARKSLANRQAAELACLYRGQQWNYRRIATQLSASGYRTRRGCHFTAAGVRRLILEVSALLAEQATKP
- a CDS encoding STAS-like domain-containing protein, with amino-acid sequence MNATRIIAKDILGKSIAVMDGDGRKLSEEMTRVYHQFGAVVVSFKGISHITTAFLNAALGKFILQAGSPEEAQERASHVEFTDLANSSMETQIKRVKKLALDTELRSMHNSVLLQETCA
- a CDS encoding DUF3892 domain-containing protein, with the translated sequence MALYRITGVWKGLNNVITHYAFHTVNETFVSRATKVSKAQAIALLETRGNTATTWVWNYVQAKWKVGETVQVVNGSNGKYLRSNPDNSLTDNLEHLIDFDWIFQ